In one Burkholderiales bacterium GJ-E10 genomic region, the following are encoded:
- a CDS encoding phosphoenolpyruvate synthase: MQSERDELVLPLRSLRMTDVDRVGGKNASLGEMLSQLETRGLRVPDGFATTAHAFREFLDANDLTERIARRLDGVSAEDIPALTAAGAEVRQWIAAGRFPPDFEQAIRRFYADLEAQAGADCSVAVRSSATAEDLPQASFAGQQETYLHVRGIDSVLARIREVFASLYNDRAISYRIHQGFAHDKVALSAAVQRMVRSDLAASGVMFTLDTESGFRDVVFVTASYGLGEMVVQGAVNPDEFYVHKPMLAAGKFPIVRRSLGSKLVKMIYAEPPGADGRSVRTVDVPEADRHRFSLTDDDVLELARYAVAIEDHYGRPMDIEWGKDGADGRIYILQARPETVKSQAREETQLRYRIRNAAGAQVLASGRAIGQKIGSGTVRVVADASHMNLVQAGDVLVTGMTDPDWEPVMKRAAAIVTDRGGRTCHAAIIARELGIPAVVGCGNATETLADAGEVTVSCAEGDTGHVYRGRLDVEAETVRRGALPEIGVKIMLNVGNPQLAFDFQSLPNHGVGLARLEFIINNHIGVHPKAVLAYPDLDDSLKSAVERLSYGHADPRDFFTRRMAEGIATIACAFWPKPVIVRMSDFKSNEYSKLIGGARYEPSEENPMLGFRGASRYIAPSFADCFALECQALKRVRETMGLTNVEIMIPFVRTLHEARRVTELLAEHGLRRGENGLRLIMMCEIPSNALLAEEFLQYFDGFSIGSNDLTQLTLGVDRDSALVADAFDERDPAVKALLARAISACNALGKYVGICGQGPSDHPDLAQWLMEQGIGSISLNPDSVVETWNRLAGR, encoded by the coding sequence ATGCAGAGCGAACGCGACGAACTCGTACTTCCCTTGCGCAGCCTGCGCATGACCGACGTCGATCGGGTCGGCGGCAAGAATGCCTCGCTGGGCGAAATGTTGAGTCAGCTCGAGACCCGGGGCCTGCGCGTCCCCGATGGTTTCGCGACGACCGCGCACGCATTTCGGGAATTTCTCGATGCCAACGATCTGACCGAGCGGATCGCACGCCGCCTCGACGGCGTTTCCGCCGAAGACATTCCGGCCTTGACCGCGGCCGGCGCCGAAGTCCGGCAATGGATCGCGGCCGGACGATTCCCCCCGGACTTCGAACAGGCGATCCGCCGGTTCTATGCCGATCTGGAAGCGCAGGCCGGGGCGGACTGTTCGGTGGCCGTGCGCTCGAGCGCCACCGCCGAAGACCTGCCCCAGGCATCCTTCGCCGGGCAGCAGGAGACCTATCTCCACGTGCGCGGGATCGATTCCGTGCTCGCGCGCATCCGCGAGGTCTTCGCCTCGCTCTACAACGACCGCGCGATCTCCTACCGTATCCACCAGGGATTCGCGCACGACAAGGTCGCCCTGTCGGCGGCGGTGCAGCGCATGGTGCGCAGCGACCTGGCCGCGTCGGGGGTGATGTTCACGCTCGACACGGAATCCGGGTTTCGCGACGTCGTGTTCGTGACCGCGAGCTACGGCCTGGGCGAGATGGTGGTGCAGGGCGCGGTCAATCCCGACGAGTTCTACGTCCACAAGCCCATGCTGGCGGCGGGCAAGTTCCCGATCGTGCGGCGCAGCCTGGGTTCGAAGCTGGTCAAGATGATCTACGCCGAACCGCCCGGCGCCGACGGCCGCAGCGTGCGCACCGTGGACGTACCCGAGGCCGACCGCCACCGGTTCTCGCTCACCGACGACGACGTGCTCGAACTGGCGCGCTACGCCGTGGCCATCGAGGACCATTACGGCCGCCCGATGGACATCGAATGGGGCAAGGATGGCGCCGACGGCCGCATCTACATCCTGCAGGCGCGCCCCGAGACGGTTAAATCGCAGGCCCGCGAAGAGACCCAGCTGCGCTACCGCATCCGCAACGCCGCCGGCGCGCAGGTGCTCGCGAGCGGGCGGGCGATCGGGCAGAAGATCGGCTCGGGAACCGTCCGCGTCGTCGCCGACGCATCGCACATGAATCTGGTGCAGGCCGGGGACGTCCTGGTCACCGGCATGACGGATCCGGATTGGGAGCCCGTCATGAAACGCGCCGCCGCGATCGTCACCGACCGCGGCGGCCGCACCTGCCACGCGGCGATCATCGCCCGCGAGCTGGGCATCCCCGCCGTCGTGGGCTGCGGCAACGCGACGGAGACGCTGGCCGACGCGGGCGAGGTCACGGTGAGCTGCGCCGAGGGCGACACCGGCCACGTCTACCGCGGTCGCCTCGACGTCGAAGCGGAGACAGTGCGCCGCGGCGCGCTGCCGGAAATCGGCGTGAAGATCATGCTCAACGTCGGCAACCCGCAGCTGGCCTTCGATTTCCAATCGCTGCCGAACCATGGTGTCGGACTCGCCCGCCTCGAGTTCATCATCAACAATCACATCGGCGTCCACCCCAAGGCGGTGCTCGCCTACCCGGACCTGGACGACTCGCTCAAGAGCGCGGTGGAACGCCTGTCCTACGGCCACGCCGATCCGCGCGACTTCTTTACCCGCCGCATGGCGGAAGGCATCGCCACCATCGCCTGCGCGTTCTGGCCCAAGCCGGTGATCGTGCGCATGTCGGACTTCAAGAGCAACGAGTACAGCAAGCTCATCGGCGGCGCGCGCTACGAGCCCTCGGAAGAAAACCCGATGCTGGGATTCCGCGGCGCCTCGCGTTACATCGCCCCGAGCTTCGCCGACTGCTTCGCCCTCGAGTGCCAAGCGCTCAAGCGGGTGCGCGAGACGATGGGCCTCACCAACGTCGAAATCATGATCCCGTTCGTGCGCACCCTGCACGAGGCCCGGCGGGTGACCGAACTGCTGGCGGAACACGGCCTGCGTCGCGGCGAAAACGGCCTGCGCCTCATCATGATGTGCGAGATTCCGTCGAACGCCCTGCTGGCCGAGGAGTTCCTGCAGTACTTCGACGGGTTTTCGATCGGATCCAACGATCTCACCCAGCTCACGCTGGGCGTCGACCGCGATTCGGCCCTGGTGGCGGACGCCTTCGATGAGCGGGATCCCGCGGTGAAGGCGCTGCTGGCGCGGGCGATTTCCGCATGCAACGCGCTGGGGAAATACGTCGGAATCTGCGGCCAGGGGCCATCCGACCACCCCGATCTGGCGCAATGGTTGATGGAGCAGGGGATCGGCTCGATCTCCCTCAATCCGGATTCCGTGGTCGAGACCTGGAACCGTCTCGCCGGGCGCTGA
- a CDS encoding SapC family protein (Precursor) — protein sequence MSANPLFYQSVIPLNRETHREMAIVDSEERYGFARGTHVIPAVVDEFAAALSHLPIVFAPSSPHPSPVFLVGVRPAQNLFIDHAGRWMGNYLPAFVRRYPFMRGTINGGDPITCVDEKSDLWGASSGVRLFDADGGETPFLRNRIELVDQYYVSARKTERFVALIAELGLLRQVTIETNVGKEASSVIHGFMTIDEEKLKQLPDQDFVRLRADGFLGAIYAHLFSLRSLDVLRRMIVEAPDRAGSSGEPEFAADMQGPTGSRKSAKRGG from the coding sequence ATGAGCGCGAACCCACTGTTCTATCAATCCGTGATTCCTCTGAATCGGGAAACGCATCGGGAAATGGCCATCGTGGATTCCGAGGAGCGGTACGGTTTCGCCCGGGGGACACACGTCATTCCGGCCGTTGTCGATGAATTCGCGGCCGCGCTTTCCCATCTGCCGATCGTGTTCGCGCCGTCTTCGCCGCATCCGAGCCCGGTTTTCCTGGTCGGCGTCCGCCCGGCGCAAAACCTGTTCATCGATCACGCCGGACGCTGGATGGGGAACTATCTGCCGGCATTCGTGCGCCGCTACCCCTTCATGCGGGGAACGATCAACGGCGGCGACCCCATCACCTGCGTCGATGAAAAGAGCGACCTGTGGGGCGCGAGCTCCGGTGTGCGTCTCTTTGACGCCGATGGGGGTGAGACCCCGTTCCTGCGCAATCGCATCGAGCTGGTCGACCAGTACTACGTTTCCGCCAGGAAGACGGAACGCTTCGTTGCACTCATCGCCGAGCTCGGCCTGCTGCGGCAGGTGACGATCGAAACCAATGTAGGCAAGGAAGCCAGCTCGGTCATCCACGGATTCATGACGATCGACGAGGAAAAGCTCAAGCAGTTGCCGGATCAAGACTTCGTGCGACTTCGGGCAGACGGCTTTCTGGGCGCGATCTACGCGCACCTGTTCAGTCTTCGTTCGCTCGATGTACTGCGCAGGATGATCGTCGAAGCACCGGATCGCGCTGGGAGCTCCGGCGAACCGGAGTTCGCCGCGGACATGCAAGGCCCGACCGGATCGAGGAAATCGGCGAAGCGCGGCGGATAG